The bacterium genomic sequence TGCCTTTATTGAAGGAATTGGGCGTTGATACCCGATGGGATATCATGAGAGGCGGGGAGCAATTTTTCAAAGTTACTAAAAAGTTCCATAACGCTCTTCACGGCAGAGACGAAAAAATTAACAGGCAAGATTTTGATATCTTCATGCAGACAAGTCAGAAGAACATTGAGGAAATAGATATTTCCGGAGATATTGTTTTTATACACGACCCACAACCGATTGCCCTGATAAAGAAAAAAACCGATAATAAATGGATTTGGCGTTGCCATGTCGATACATCCAACCCGAATAGAGATGTTTGGGAATTTCTTTTGAATTTTATAACTCAATATAACGCGGCGGTGTTTTCTGCACCGGCTTTTTCTCACCACTTGTCCATAAGGCAGTTTTTAATTCCTCCTTCCATAGATCCTTTAAGCGATAAGAATAAAGATTTGCCTCGTGAAACAATAGACGATGTTTTGCATAAATATAATATTAAAAAAGATAAACCTATTATTATGCAGATATCTCGTTTTGACCGTTTGAAAGACCCCATAGGTGTAATTGAAGCGTATAAACTCGTGAAGAAACATATTGATTGCCAACTTATTTTGGCTGGTGGAACTGTTATTGATGACCCTGAGGGGTCGGAGGTTTTAGCGGAGGTTAGAGAAAAGGCAAAACAAGATGAAGACATACATGTTCTGCTTATTTCGCGAAATCAAAATGATATAGAAATAAATGCCCTGCAACGGGCATCAACGGTAATTATTCAGAAATCACTTAAAGAGGGTTTTGCTTTAACTGTAACCGAAGCTTTATGGAAGGCAAAACCAGTTGTTGCTTCGCGTGTGGGAGGCATACCTCTGCAGGTGCGGCATAAATACTCGGGATTGCTTTGTTATTCCGTAGAGGGAGCCGCTTTTGCTTTAAAACAACTTTTAAGTAGCCCCGAATATGCTAAGAAATTAGGAGAAAACGGCAGAGAACATATAAAGAACAACTTTTTAATCACGCGCCATATAAAAGATTATATGCTTTTATTTCTTACCTTGTATCATAAAAAAAGTATTGTACACCTATAAGAGAAAACGAAACAGAGTTTTCTTACTTACTTTTGCCTCTGATTTTTATACCTTTTGTTCTTAATTTTTCTGTTTTGGCTTTTGAACATTCAGTGCAAAGAAACATTGGGGTTGTATCTCTTTTGTCATAATTTGGCGCTTTAACTAATCTCCATAGATTTTCTTCTTTTCCGCAAACGTCACATTTGCCAGTGTCTTTAAACTGCCAAACTTCTATTGCATAACTGGTAAATATGAATCTATCAATCCAGAAAAAAATTGCGCCACCGATTAGGTTAGCTATAATTGTAGCGCCAATCCCTGCTCCCAATTTTCTTACAACAAGCCATAGAATAGGGGTGCTTAACTGCCATCGGAACAAATATAAGAAGAATCTTCTCAGATTAGCTTTATTTTTAGTGTGCAACTTAGGATTATCCTTCATATTGATAGTGGTAAAGAATGACTAAGTACTTCGTTGGCGGGGTCGACGAGACTCGAACTCGCGACCTCCTGCGTGACAGGCAGGCGTTCTAACCAGCTGAACTACGACCCCAGTATCTTTCACTAATGCGAAAGATAGTTAATAGTGTATAGTTTATGGTTTGTGGTTAAAAATATGTCTTCTATAAACTATAAACACTAAACTATCAACTCTGTTGGTGGGCGATAGAGGATTTGAACCTCTGACCTCCTCCGTGTAAGGGAGGCGCTCTCCCGCTAAGCTAATCGCCCATGTATCTCATTTTAAAATGCAAAACTAACAATTATCAAGTCAAAATTACTTTTTTATTAATTTGTTTCTAAATGCTAATTTTAAACTGCTAATTTTAACTTTAAAACCTTATGACCTCCCCGATGTTACATCGGTCCGATGACTCCGTTGAGAACGAGTATCGCCCGCCTGCCAAATCTTGTCGGGCAGGGACTTCATCGGAGGACGCATCTCCCGCTAAGCTAATCGCCCCTTTTTCATTTCGCAACACGCAGTCTATCACAAATTGCGGATATATTTCAAAGCCCGATTGA encodes the following:
- a CDS encoding glycosyltransferase; translation: MVKIEEYISIVGQSTIDDLRLIAQKLKGKVVQHVNSTAFGGGVAEILNRMVPLLKELGVDTRWDIMRGGEQFFKVTKKFHNALHGRDEKINRQDFDIFMQTSQKNIEEIDISGDIVFIHDPQPIALIKKKTDNKWIWRCHVDTSNPNRDVWEFLLNFITQYNAAVFSAPAFSHHLSIRQFLIPPSIDPLSDKNKDLPRETIDDVLHKYNIKKDKPIIMQISRFDRLKDPIGVIEAYKLVKKHIDCQLILAGGTVIDDPEGSEVLAEVREKAKQDEDIHVLLISRNQNDIEINALQRASTVIIQKSLKEGFALTVTEALWKAKPVVASRVGGIPLQVRHKYSGLLCYSVEGAAFALKQLLSSPEYAKKLGENGREHIKNNFLITRHIKDYMLLFLTLYHKKSIVHL